The nucleotide sequence TATCACAATGCATAGTGTGGGATCGGCTCAGTCCAAACAAAAAAGCAGACAAGCACCCGCTTCGGGAATACGATATTCTTCGTATCAATTACCCCATACTTCTGAGTTTGGTGATTAGAAAAATTTGCTGTTTGACTGAGTATCTCCATATTCATTGCATGTTCTGTCGTAGTTCTATACGTGCGGTACGTCCGCAAGAAAATTGCCATTATGACCCGGCACTAGAGCTTCCTCCCAATGTTTATTGGGGCGATCTGGGCAGATGGCATGTCCTTTAGTCCGGACTGCGATGCTTTTTGATGGATGTGAATGAAGAAGTTCATCATGCGGTTATTGCCATATAGCCGCTACAAAATGAAGATGCCGGTAAATAATTGGATTCAGACACTATCACAGTGATATGGCGAGGATTCACACGGTTAGTGTCGTGTACAGGGCAGCGGGTTCTATTCATCCACCAGTTGGGTAAACGCCGAAATAGCATCGGGATAACCTTTTTTAACTTTATTGGCAATAACGTGGTGAAAGAAATAGCGGAAGTTTTCATGATCCTGGGCAGCCCCTCTGGAAAAGACGACGACTTCGGGGGTTTAATGGAATAAACACCCGAAGTCGTCCAAAGCCAGTCTAGCTTTTGGATCGCTCAACGGTTTCCAGTCTTTCGATTTCTTCCCGGAACTCATTGAGGTCTTTGAAATGACGATAAACAGAGGCAAATCGAATGTAAGCAATTTCATCCAGCTGCTGCAGCTCACGCATCACCTCTTCGCCCAATACCAGCGATTTAACTTCACGCTCGCCTGTTGCCCGCAGCCGGTGCTTAATACGACTGATGGCTTCTTCCAGCTGCTCAACACTGACGGGGCGTTTTTCCAGAGCCCGGGCCATTCCCGCCCGTAATTTATCTTCATGGAAAGGTTCCCGGGAACCGTCCCGTTTAACCAGGCGGGGAATCAGCAACTCCGCGGTTTCATACGTTGTAAAACGTTCGGAGCAAGTCAGACATTCACGACGACGACGAATCTGGTTTCCATCTGCGACCAGTCTCGAATCGATAACTTTAGTGTCTTGCGCACTACAATAAGGACAATGCATTGTCAGAACTGACTCGAAAATTATTGGTTCGGTCATCATAAACCGATGTTGGCTAAATACAAGCACGGGCAAAGATGTAAAAAAACGCCGGAGCTTAACCCGGCGCTTTTTACACAATAAAAAGCGGTTGCAGCAATCAGCTATAAACTGGCAGGCGCTGGCAAATATCCAGCACCTTGGCTTTTACTTCATTTTCAACCTGTTCATTGCCGATATTTTCCAGCACATCACAAATCCAGCCAGCCAGATCAGCCGCATCGTTTTCATTGAAACCGCGTCGTGTAATGGCCGGTGTGCCAATACGCAAACCGCTGGTAATAAATGGAGAGCGCGGGTCGTTTGGTACGGCGTTCTTGTTAACCGTAATGTTGGTGCGACCCAGGGCTTCTTCAGCATCTTTACCGGTGTACTCTTTGCCAATCAGATCCATCAGGAACAAGTGGTCGTCAGTACCGCCGGAAACGATGTTGATGCCACGCCCCTGCATAACGGTCGTCATCGCCTGTGCATTTTTGACGACCTGCTGCTGGTAAGTTTTAAACTCGTCAGCCATTGCTTCTTTAAAGCAGATAGCCTTAGCCGCAATCACATGACACAGCGGGCCACCCTGTGATTCAGGGAATACTGCAAAGTTCAGCTTTTTGTTCAGATCTTCGTCATCATTGGCAAGAATCAGACCACCGCGAGGACCACCCAGGGTTTTATGGGTGGTCGTGGTGACCACGTCTGCGATACCGATTGGAGACGGATACACACCGGCTGCTACCAGACCTGCAATGTGTGCCATATCCACCAACAGGTAAGCACCTGCCTTATCGGCAATATCGCGGAAACGCTGCCAGTCAACCACCCGGGAATAGGCAGAGAAACCAGCAACAATCATTTTGGGCTTGTGTTCTTCAGCCAGACGCTCGACTTCTTCGTAATCAATTTCACCGGTTTCAGCGTTCAGGCCATACTGGACTGCATCGTAAATACGACCAGAGAAGCTCACCTTAGCACCATGAGTCAGATGGCCGCCGTGGGCCAGGCTCATACCCAGCACTTTATCGCCTGGATTAACCAGTGCCATATAAACGGCTGCGTTTGCCTGAGAGCCGGAATGTGGCTGTACGTTAGCGTAGGCTGCTCCAAACAGGGCTTTGGCACGATCAATGGCCAGCTGCTCAGTAACATCTACATGCTCACACCCACCGTAGTAGCGTTTGCCTGGATAACCTTCAGCGTACTTATTCGTTAGGACAGACCCCTGAGCTTCCATCACCATAGGGCTGGTGTAGTTTTCAGAGGCAATCAGTTCGATATGCTCTTCCTGACGGAGGGTTTCAGCATCAATGGCGGCTTTGAGTTCCGGGTCGAACTCAGCTATGGACATGTCCTTTTTGAACATTTAAGACCTCTGTGTTGCCTGTCTTCATAGAAGACCGCCTATTCTAATACAGAATGAAAGGGATCTGCATGAAAATACTGCTTCAAAACGTCTGGCGATAACTGAATATCAATGCGTCACTGCCACTTTTCTTACCTGATGTTCCGGCATATTCCAGACCAATTATTTTATCCAGATCAGCTCCGAACTGTCGGTTAACGGCAAGGCTGTAATACATAGCCGTATCACGGTTTTCTGCTTTTGGTGTCTTGGCCCACATGCTGGAACTGCTCTTTTCCTTGTCTTCCCAGCCATGGGTTTTCTGGACACCCAGCTTAACCATAATGTCTGTCGGCTGGCTTAAATCAGGAAGCATATAACCTATACCAGTACCCAGACGAGTGGTTAAACCCTTGTGCTTCGAATCGGTGACCGGGTTTCTGAGATTTTCGCTTTTCTCTGTGTATTTCTCTATGGTTCCGAGACGGTAGCCCACATAAGCTTCCGGAATCAGGCTTAACCCCATGGTCCACTCATCAAGTGGAATCCGGTAACTTGTCTGCAGATGGGCAGCCCATTCAGAACCTTTCGGGGAAGCTTTCCAGCGATTACTCAACAGGTCCCGCCGATCGGTATCGAGAGACACCCAGCCGTAGGTCAGCATGGAATCAACGGTCCAGCGGTCGTTATTCCAGGACACAAATGGACCGAGTCGGTAGATCTGGGCATCTGACTCCATATTGCCGGAGATTCCTGCGTTTGCTTCCATACGCACTTTCTGCAGGCCAAACATGCCGCCCAATAAAAGGCCGTTCCCCATGTAACGGAAAGTACCGAACTCAGCACCTTCCCCTTTGTATTCCTGCTTCAGCCCTGCTTCTGGCTCCCAGTGCCCACGGAAGACATACGCCTGACCGTATGCATACCAGTGATCGTCTTCCAGACCATTGAACAAGCCCTGAGAATTGCTGATGTCTGCCACCATTGGTGCGTCGTCACCGAGTTCAACGCCTTGTTTCAGAAGGTTATTCATACGCCAGATCTGGCTGATGGACTTGGTATGGGTTTTCCAGTGCTGATCAGCTGTTTTCGTCAGATAGGACTGGTTTTTAATGAAGTCAGGATCACCCAGCACACTGCCGACCTGCCCCTTCCGGCATAAGTCTTCCACTTCACCAAGCACCCTCATCATGACCATATAATTGCTATCATCCAGGCTGATCTTCGACCCCTTGGGAAGCGCTGTATGGTTTTGCACACTTAAAAAACGCGCTGCGACAAGATGACCTAACATGGGTGAATTTTTTCCGGCATGATCTTTATACGCCTTGATTGCCTTGTCGTAAGCCGAGCTCAGCATACCCTTTTTTATTTTGCTTAGTTTACTGACATCGTAGGGCTTACGAGCAACAAAATCCGAATGAGAGATTGATGACGGTTCAGTACCTCTGTACATCGATTCGCTCTCAGAGTGTGAATGAGAATCTTTTTTCTCAATACTAAGCCCCAGAGGTGGTGAAAACCTCACTTTGGTACTTCCTCCACCGCCGCCTCCACAGCCCTGAATCAACGTCATCACCAGAGCAGCGGTCAAGCCATGTATTTTTCTTGGAATCATCACCCTACAACCTTTGCGTATCTTGAAAAAGTCCCTCCTGTACCATGCAGCAGAGGAAAATAAGGGATGAAATATAGACAATATTTTACAGATGTGTATTTTGTTGCCCGAACCAAGGGGGCATTTCTCTCAAATCCGCTTCATAAAACCTTGCTATTCACACCATAAATCCGTCATTCACCACCCTATTCAGGAATAAATTTCTTGGTACGTTGAGCCCAAAATAAAAATGATCGTCGATTGCCTCTCCGATATTCCAACCATGTGTTTCTCCGTCCCGTTAACCGACAGCACATGAATCCCATCAAAGCACAGGAAAACCCATCTGCCCGTTGGGTTCTGGGCTGGTTTCTTCTTCATGTCCGGGAACGTTCGGCTCTGCCTTTTCAGTTCATAGCGGATTCGATGCTGAATTGCAGCATAGACCATAAGGCAGAGTGTCATCACCATTAACAGGGCCTCAATACGCTCAGGTTTTTTGAGATACAGTGAAGACACCAGAAAATCAGGGCTCTTCAGGAAGCGAAAACCTCTCTCAACCTGCTGCTGGGATTTATACGTCCTCAGTAGTTCGCCAGCGTCAAGCCGGGCTGTATCTGTATCGTTGGTTGCCAGAACAAAACAACCCAACGATGCTTCTGCATCACGACGAGTCTGTACAGCAACCGCGCAGGAGCCTGTCACATAATATTCATAGTGGTCGGGAACTGTCCCATCAGCAGGACGGCCTTTGGTTTTATAGCAGGGACTCTCGATGATCTCAGGTTCAGCCTGGCAGTATACGGACTGTTTTTGCCATAGCTTGAAAGCTTCCATGGCATCCGATTCGCAACAGAATGGCTTCTTGCCCAATTTCTCAAGTTCCTTGAATTCCTTCAGGGACTTTTTCTGCATACGCCTTGTCAGTGTCTTCTGTTCTGTTTTCTGGCTTTGATTATTTCGAAACAGTACCCAACGTTGTACGACACCTGCATAGTCAGACAGAGTTTCTGCAGATTCGTAATGCTCAAACCCTTCAACCTCAACCATTGAGCGCAATGGCGCACTTTGAACCAGTTCTTTGGCTGCACCAATGTTGAGAGGAACTCTGGAGATAAACAACTGATCCTGCTGACTCAGTTCCTGAACGGTTTCAGCCACATACAATGCGGCATCACCGATGAAGTAACGGGCATTAAGTGCCGCTTTGAAGCTCTTTATATGCTCAGAAACCACTTGTTTGAAACTGGTCTTGTCCGTCACATTACCGCTGGCTGCTTTCATAAACATCGGAATGCCTGCCCGGTTTTCGGTCAGCAGGAGCAATATGGCCTGGTTCAGATCAGGACGATGATCTCGGCTGTAGCCCTTGCAAAGCCTGATGCAATTGAGGTCTTCGTCACTGACTTCCTCCTCGCTGTTATAACGGCCATCGACGTGAAATCCTGTGCCATCAAGGTTGAGTGCATCACATGGCAATTTGAGATGCGTAGCCACCTTGATAGCCAGCTCAAAATAGACTTTACTGACACCCAGTTCAAACAGTTCATCCAGTGTTCTTCCAAGAACTTTGTCGTTTATGTGCTCGGGCTCAATCCCCTCTCTGATCAGTTTATCGAGGGGTTTATTGGAGAAGAACTGAGGGAACATGTGGAGAGACTGCCCCGTAAAGCCGAGGCCATTGATAATCATCGCGACAACGGCCTCACCGTGGGAGATGTTCCATTCGTCAGATACTTTGGGCGCGCGCCTGTCGATATGGTCGGCAATGCCCAGCTCTTTGCACATTCCAGCCACTAGACCGAGATGATCCATGACCTGAGAGCGGTATTGAATAGGAGGCATAACAAGGCTTCTTGATATTTGCTTATCTGATAATAGATAGCAGGTATTAGGAAAATGTCATGCTGGGTGGTGAATGTCGGATGTCAACAAGACGGGATGCACAAAAACAGCAACTCACTGATCTGATCGACCAGATGAATAAAGGTGATCAATTGATTGTGAGTGAGCTATCCAGATTGGGAAGAAGCCTGGGACAGATCATCCATATAGTTGATACGCTGACCAAGAAAGAAATCAAGCTGACCTGCATCAAAGAGAATATCCGGCTGGGTGAAAAAAAGAGCATGCAGACAAAGATTATGATCACACTTTTTGGACTGTTTGCTGAAGTTGAGCGGGATTTGATTTCTGAGCGCACCAAAGCAGGGCTTGCCCGGGCAAAAGAACAGGGAAGGCTTGCTGGCCGGCCTAAAGGTTCGTTGAGTACGTCAAAGCTGGATGGCAAAGAAGATGAAATTCTGTTGCTGCTACAGAAAGGTGTATCAAAAACAGCCATTGCCAAGATTACCGGGGTACATAGGTCTACTCTTCACAGTTTTGTGCAATCGCGCAATCTGGAAGGGTTTTCAGAAACAAAAAAACTGATTTTTTCTGTTTATAAACAGCTGGTTACAAACATTCTGGCTGCATGAACCCCCATTTGCCGGCCTTATTTATAGTAGAAAAAAGTATAATCTTTATACTCAAATAGTCTCAAAATAGGCTTGTTTTTCAGAATCTTACCACTACTTTTAAGTCAGATTAATAGTCATCTTTATAATCTTTCTAATCGAGATTAGATTAATGGTTACATCTGTGAAAACCAGAGCTAGAGTGGTAACCGATAACACTGGGTTTGAGCTTGAATTGCCTGTGCTTGTTAGTAAAGATGGTGTCCTGGAACCTCTACTTGATTACCTCCTTGTAAACCAACACAACCGAAGCAACTCATGGTGCGAAAGAGTAGTGCATGGAGCATATCTACTCATGCAATATATCGAAGCTAACCAATCTTGCTTTTCAAGCCCAAAATCACTTTTTGAGTCTTTCGTACGACATCTATACAGTGGCACGATCGACAACGATGGATATGATCCATCAGGTTTATATTGGCTTCCTGCATCAACTCAAACGGTAAATGGCCTTATTAATTCTTTAACGGGACTAACTGATTACTTAGCAGATAATATTGAAAACCTTAAAAGTATGAACCCCAATAGGATGGCCTCCAGATTTGAAGAACGGTTAAATTATGCTGCTTGGTATCGTCGTAATCAAGAAGATTTTCTTGGTCATATTAAGGATAAAAGTATTAGTTCCACATCTTTAAGAGCAAGAAACATCATGGGGAAACGACTTTTAGTCGTTAGCAGTCACACTGCAACACAATTTCCAGAAAATATATTTAAAGATTTTTTTGTAAATGGCATAGGAGCAAATAAAGATCCAAGATCAGCAATCCGAAATCAACTTATTTTGCTTATGTTGCATTTTACTGGGTGCCGTGAAAGTGAAGCCCTTCACTTATGGATAAATGATGTATTAATAGATCCATTAAACTCTGAAAGCGTATCTATTCGCATTTATCATCCAGAAGAAGGAAAGGCTCCCGATAATTGGGTTGGATCACAAGGGCAAACACATAGAGCTGCATATCTTCGAGAAAGATATCTAATTACCCCAAGAAATAAAATACTTGGTACGAAGAAGGTGGGCTGGAAATGTCGGGTAATGGATCATTCTGACAAATACATTCAACTGTATTGGTTTCCAACCAAAGCGGGGGTATTATTTAATAAACTTTGGCGCATGTATATTAAGTATCTTGCTGTTACTGATAGGTTACATCCTTATGCTTTTGTAAGCTTCTCCAAAAAAAATATAGGCGCAGCTTTAACTTTAAATGCATTCAATGATGCTTATAAAAGAGGTTTAATTCGGATAGGAAAAGCACCCTCAAAAGAGGCAGGACTAACACCCCACAGCCATCGTCATTCTATGGGAAGAAGGTTAGAAAGAGCAGGTGTTCATCCTAGAATAATTCAAAAAGTTCTACATCATGTATCAATAGAAAGTCAAGATATTTATACAGCGCCATCCTTAGAAGATATTAGTCAGTCTTTGAATAAAGCAAACTCAATTATAGAGAGCGAAGGTATAGATAACACAACTAATCAACGTCAGTCTGATTGGGATGAGCTAATGAAAGTATATGCTGATTAATAATCAGTATTTTTTAAAGGTTAGTAACTATGAGTAGGAAAAGAATAGACAACCGAACAACTGATTTAAGTTGTTCATGGCTCACAAAAAAATATGGTAAAGAATGGGAGTTGTGGAGAGAATATGCTGAAAACTGGTTGCACTCAATAAAGCTAGGTCTT is from Endozoicomonas gorgoniicola and encodes:
- the nrdR gene encoding transcriptional regulator NrdR — its product is MHCPYCSAQDTKVIDSRLVADGNQIRRRRECLTCSERFTTYETAELLIPRLVKRDGSREPFHEDKLRAGMARALEKRPVSVEQLEEAISRIKHRLRATGEREVKSLVLGEEVMRELQQLDEIAYIRFASVYRHFKDLNEFREEIERLETVERSKS
- the glyA gene encoding serine hydroxymethyltransferase, with amino-acid sequence MFKKDMSIAEFDPELKAAIDAETLRQEEHIELIASENYTSPMVMEAQGSVLTNKYAEGYPGKRYYGGCEHVDVTEQLAIDRAKALFGAAYANVQPHSGSQANAAVYMALVNPGDKVLGMSLAHGGHLTHGAKVSFSGRIYDAVQYGLNAETGEIDYEEVERLAEEHKPKMIVAGFSAYSRVVDWQRFRDIADKAGAYLLVDMAHIAGLVAAGVYPSPIGIADVVTTTTHKTLGGPRGGLILANDDEDLNKKLNFAVFPESQGGPLCHVIAAKAICFKEAMADEFKTYQQQVVKNAQAMTTVMQGRGINIVSGGTDDHLFLMDLIGKEYTGKDAEEALGRTNITVNKNAVPNDPRSPFITSGLRIGTPAITRRGFNENDAADLAGWICDVLENIGNEQVENEVKAKVLDICQRLPVYS
- a CDS encoding autotransporter outer membrane beta-barrel domain-containing protein translates to MIPRKIHGLTAALVMTLIQGCGGGGGGSTKVRFSPPLGLSIEKKDSHSHSESESMYRGTEPSSISHSDFVARKPYDVSKLSKIKKGMLSSAYDKAIKAYKDHAGKNSPMLGHLVAARFLSVQNHTALPKGSKISLDDSNYMVMMRVLGEVEDLCRKGQVGSVLGDPDFIKNQSYLTKTADQHWKTHTKSISQIWRMNNLLKQGVELGDDAPMVADISNSQGLFNGLEDDHWYAYGQAYVFRGHWEPEAGLKQEYKGEGAEFGTFRYMGNGLLLGGMFGLQKVRMEANAGISGNMESDAQIYRLGPFVSWNNDRWTVDSMLTYGWVSLDTDRRDLLSNRWKASPKGSEWAAHLQTSYRIPLDEWTMGLSLIPEAYVGYRLGTIEKYTEKSENLRNPVTDSKHKGLTTRLGTGIGYMLPDLSQPTDIMVKLGVQKTHGWEDKEKSSSSMWAKTPKAENRDTAMYYSLAVNRQFGADLDKIIGLEYAGTSGKKSGSDALIFSYRQTF
- a CDS encoding IS1634 family transposase — translated: MPPIQYRSQVMDHLGLVAGMCKELGIADHIDRRAPKVSDEWNISHGEAVVAMIINGLGFTGQSLHMFPQFFSNKPLDKLIREGIEPEHINDKVLGRTLDELFELGVSKVYFELAIKVATHLKLPCDALNLDGTGFHVDGRYNSEEEVSDEDLNCIRLCKGYSRDHRPDLNQAILLLLTENRAGIPMFMKAASGNVTDKTSFKQVVSEHIKSFKAALNARYFIGDAALYVAETVQELSQQDQLFISRVPLNIGAAKELVQSAPLRSMVEVEGFEHYESAETLSDYAGVVQRWVLFRNNQSQKTEQKTLTRRMQKKSLKEFKELEKLGKKPFCCESDAMEAFKLWQKQSVYCQAEPEIIESPCYKTKGRPADGTVPDHYEYYVTGSCAVAVQTRRDAEASLGCFVLATNDTDTARLDAGELLRTYKSQQQVERGFRFLKSPDFLVSSLYLKKPERIEALLMVMTLCLMVYAAIQHRIRYELKRQSRTFPDMKKKPAQNPTGRWVFLCFDGIHVLSVNGTEKHMVGISERQSTIIFILGSTYQEIYS
- a CDS encoding recombinase family protein codes for the protein MSTRRDAQKQQLTDLIDQMNKGDQLIVSELSRLGRSLGQIIHIVDTLTKKEIKLTCIKENIRLGEKKSMQTKIMITLFGLFAEVERDLISERTKAGLARAKEQGRLAGRPKGSLSTSKLDGKEDEILLLLQKGVSKTAIAKITGVHRSTLHSFVQSRNLEGFSETKKLIFSVYKQLVTNILAA
- the gmtY gene encoding gamma-mobile-trio recombinase GmtY, with translation MKTRARVVTDNTGFELELPVLVSKDGVLEPLLDYLLVNQHNRSNSWCERVVHGAYLLMQYIEANQSCFSSPKSLFESFVRHLYSGTIDNDGYDPSGLYWLPASTQTVNGLINSLTGLTDYLADNIENLKSMNPNRMASRFEERLNYAAWYRRNQEDFLGHIKDKSISSTSLRARNIMGKRLLVVSSHTATQFPENIFKDFFVNGIGANKDPRSAIRNQLILLMLHFTGCRESEALHLWINDVLIDPLNSESVSIRIYHPEEGKAPDNWVGSQGQTHRAAYLRERYLITPRNKILGTKKVGWKCRVMDHSDKYIQLYWFPTKAGVLFNKLWRMYIKYLAVTDRLHPYAFVSFSKKNIGAALTLNAFNDAYKRGLIRIGKAPSKEAGLTPHSHRHSMGRRLERAGVHPRIIQKVLHHVSIESQDIYTAPSLEDISQSLNKANSIIESEGIDNTTNQRQSDWDELMKVYAD